The region AAGTATCATAAGGAGGAGAAGTTACCACCATATCTATAGAATTATTGGGTAACTTTTTCATCAACTCCACACAATCTCCATTATAAATTTTATTATACTCCAATGTCATTTTTTTATTTTTTATTAATTTTGATAACTCTTATAAGTTATTTTTCATGTACTTTGTGTGTTTTGTGAAACTTACAAAATAATATGCCACAAAGTCCCACAAAGAGTAAAGTTATAACTATTTTTTTAGGATGGTGTCTCTTGCTAATATTTCTCCTTTTTCTCCGTATACTTGTATAGTATATTTTCCTTTTGGGATTGTTTCGGTAGGGGGGCAATTAATTGCGTCTGTACAAATTGCGTCTATTCCGTTCATATTGTATATCTTCACAGATGAAACTTTTTGGTTTTTATTTGTTTCAACAGCTTTTTGAAAAAGATACATGGATGAATCGTATTTATTTATTTGAAAATACATGCTGCCTACATTTAGCATATACATTACATTGTTGGGATTTGCAGAGAGTATTGCTTTGTAACATTGCAAGGCTTCATGAAATTTATTTTTTTTTTCCAAATCTTTGCCTATAGTTTCTATATTAGCTTCTTCTGCGGGATTGAGATGAAATGCTTGTAGCATATACATTGCTGCTGTATCTAATTTTCCTAAGTTATAGAACCATACGCCTCTTCCTCTCAAAGCTGCAGGGCTATTGGGTGATGTTTCGGTTGCATTTTTCCAAAAAGTTCTCCCATCTTCAAAATGTTTACTATGAATATATGCCGTACTGGTGAATATACATATTATTGGAAGGAATATCCATTTAGAAGGCAGAAGCATGTCTTGTTTTGTTTCCACCGCAAAGAAATTTTTTTTTGTATGAATGAGTTCATTGAGAAAAACAATAAATCCTAAGGCAGGTACATAAGTCCTGTGTTCCAAATAATCACTCAAATTCATAGCCGTAGATCTAATAAGCATGGGGGGTAATAAAAAAAGAAGCATCCATCCTATAGCCCATAATACGGTATGCGATTTTGGTTTTATGTATAAGACAAATCCCAATAAAAGAAAAGATATACCTACTCCTATCAGAGAGGTTGCCCATGAATAAGAAGGGTATACAGATTGATGAAAAGGAAAAACAAGTTTACTGATTGATTCAAAAACAAAAGGAATATTAGACATAAAAGAATCTATAATATTATTTGTTTCTACTACGGGGGCTTCGTGAGGGAGTGTGGTAACTTCTTTCAGGGCATTACGCCGAATAAAAAACCATGTGAGGGTTATGAATGCCCAAAAGAGTACCATGTTTTTGAGAATTATAGGATTTTCTTTTCGGACTTTCAAAAGAGAATAAAAAAAGCACACCACAGCGAGAGCTGCTCCTGTTTCTTTGGTAAATAAGCAAGCCGCATAGCAAAATAGATGCAAAAATAAGTATGCTCTTTTGCTTGTTTTTTGATATTGGATATAGGAAATCATACCCGAAAGAATGAATATTGCAAGATAGGGATCATTTCTTCCAAATATCCACGCTATTCCTTGAACAAAAAGGGGATGCACGGTAAATACCAAGGTTGTCCAAAAGGAAATCCATCTATCATACTCTAATAAACAGAGGAAACGAAATAATAAAAGGCAGGAAATGAGATGAAAGAGGATGTTAGAAAAATGATAGATGAAAGGGTCCGTTTTTGCGATACTATACTCAATGGTAAAAAAAGCAAAAAGCATGGGACGGTAATATTCTACAGTGATAGAGTGGATAAATCCTTTATAAACCTGAGAAAGTTTGTCAAAATAATGAGGATTATCTACAATATACCATTTATCATCAAAGTCTACGTATCCATAACTCATTGTTTGGGCGTAGAGTCCGAATCCTACGAGGGCTATAAGGATATATCCATAAGACATTTTAAAGAAATGAGAGGTATTTTTTTTGTTTTTCTGGGTTTTTGTAGTCAGTATAGGTGTGGGGTGTGGTGTTTTTATTTTTTGTTTTTGATTGTTCATTTTTGTATGTAAATTATGAGGGGTTCTAAAAATTCAAATTCTAAACACTGTATCCCTTAAAGATCAATAAAGAAATCAATTTTTAGAACCCCTCTATATTTTCAAATTATGATTCATACTTCAAAGAATACTCTTGTTTGAGCAGGTGGTATATTTTTTGGCATACCCATGCGTCTGTAGCGGCGTATTGTATTTGACTTTGGGTAAGTGGTTCGTTTTCCCAGTTAGAGGTTCTTTGGGCTTTGCTTATTCTTACATGCAGGATAAGAGCGGCGAGGTTTCTGATTCCAATGTTTTGAAATCCCAATTCTTTTGCTACTTTATTGAGGTCTAGTATATTTTGAGGGGTGAATTTTGTAATTTTTTTGAGGTTATTCATATCATCTTGGATAGCAACTCCTACTTTGAGTATTTCAGTATTTTCTAATATATCTACAAGAGAGGTAAATACTTCTTTTTTTTGGAGTCTGAATAAAAAAACTTCATTTACAAGAGATATTTGTAAG is a window of Chitinophagaceae bacterium DNA encoding:
- a CDS encoding tetratricopeptide repeat protein; its protein translation is MNNQKQKIKTPHPTPILTTKTQKNKKNTSHFFKMSYGYILIALVGFGLYAQTMSYGYVDFDDKWYIVDNPHYFDKLSQVYKGFIHSITVEYYRPMLFAFFTIEYSIAKTDPFIYHFSNILFHLISCLLLFRFLCLLEYDRWISFWTTLVFTVHPLFVQGIAWIFGRNDPYLAIFILSGMISYIQYQKTSKRAYLFLHLFCYAACLFTKETGAALAVVCFFYSLLKVRKENPIILKNMVLFWAFITLTWFFIRRNALKEVTTLPHEAPVVETNNIIDSFMSNIPFVFESISKLVFPFHQSVYPSYSWATSLIGVGISFLLLGFVLYIKPKSHTVLWAIGWMLLFLLPPMLIRSTAMNLSDYLEHRTYVPALGFIVFLNELIHTKKNFFAVETKQDMLLPSKWIFLPIICIFTSTAYIHSKHFEDGRTFWKNATETSPNSPAALRGRGVWFYNLGKLDTAAMYMLQAFHLNPAEEANIETIGKDLEKKNKFHEALQCYKAILSANPNNVMYMLNVGSMYFQINKYDSSMYLFQKAVETNKNQKVSSVKIYNMNGIDAICTDAINCPPTETIPKGKYTIQVYGEKGEILARDTILKK
- a CDS encoding 3'-5' exonuclease, translated to MFQKEIIKTEILNLPVFVFKGAIHIITNKKETERAVQIIEKEHIIGFDTETKPSFLKNTPQNFPALLQISLVNEVFLFRLQKKEVFTSLVDILENTEILKVGVAIQDDMNNLKKITKFTPQNILDLNKVAKELGFQNIGIRNLAALILHVRISKAQRTSNWENEPLTQSQIQYAATDAWVCQKIYHLLKQEYSLKYES